A region of Rhinoraja longicauda isolate Sanriku21f chromosome 1, sRhiLon1.1, whole genome shotgun sequence DNA encodes the following proteins:
- the chst14 gene encoding carbohydrate sulfotransferase 14: protein MGVQKAARAARRAVLLPTMLTFGVIVASGGLLMMIQKGMLAEVDALSDHPYGARSRSRSGSSSSHGKHWKGEVDPDYQIIQEIRNRTLRSVCKQKTMPHSILDLTASQRRTLLKHILVNDEYKFLYCYVPKVACSNWKRVIKVLSGTLDNVHLQIKMDHKNDLVFLGDLKNSEIKYRLKHYYKFMFVRDPMERLLSAYRNKFGEMVEYQRRYGMEIVRRYRKNIGQSKGDDVSFSEFLQYLVDEDVETMNEHWMPVYNLCQPCAVMYDYIGSYERLHSDARYVLQNVGASDSVEFPERQAWYKPVTKEILHYYLCKVPRELLHQLLPKYILDFSLYAYPLPNVTREYCRY, encoded by the exons ATGGGGGTGCAGAAGGCGGCCCGGGCGGCGCGCAGGGCAGTGCTGCTCCCCACCATGTTGACATTCGGTGTAATCGTGGCATCGGGTGGGCTGCTGATGATGATCCAGAAGGGCATGCTGGCCGAGGTGGACGCGCTGAGCGACCACCCGTACGGAGCCCGCAGCAGGTCCCGCAGCGGCTCCAGCTCCAGCCACGGGAAGCACTGGAAGGGGGAAGTGGATCCGGATTACCAG ATTATTCAAGAGATCCGGAACCGTACTCTTCGTAGTGTTTGCAAACAGAAGACAATGCCACACAGTATCTTGGATTTAACCGCATCCCAACGACGGACTTTGCTAAAACACATCCTAGTTAATGATGAATATAAGTTTTTGTATTGTTATGTACCCAAAGTTGCGTGCTCTAACTGGAAACGTGTTATTAAAGTACTGAGTGGTACATTGGATAATGTGCACCTGCAGATAAAAATGGACCACAAAAATGATTTGGTGTTCCTTGGCGATTTAAAGAACAGTGAGATTAAATATAGGCTGAAGCATTACTACAAGTTTATGTTTGTTCGAGACCCAATGGAACGATTGTTGTCAGCATATAGAAATAAATTTGGAGAAATGGTGGAATACCAAAGGAGATATGGAATGGAGATAGTGAGAAGATATAGGAAAAACATTGGGCAGTCCAAAGGGGATGATGTTTCTTTTTCAGAATTTCTTCAATATTTGGTGGATGAAGATGTAGAGACGATGAATGAACATTGGATGCCAGTTTATAATCTGTGCCAACCATGTGCTGTGATGTATGACTACATTGGTTCCTATGAACGATTGCATAGTGATGCACGCTACGTACTTCAAAATGTTGGGGCCTCGGACAGTGTTGAGTTTCCTGAAAGGCAAGCATGGTATAAACCCGTCACAAAGGAGATCTTGCATTACTATCTATGTAAAGTGCCTCGAGAACTTTTGCATCAACTTCTACCAAAGTATATTCTAGATTTTTCATTATATGCTTATCCTCTCCCAAATGTCACACGTGAATATTGCCGGTATTGA